A window of Calonectris borealis chromosome 3, bCalBor7.hap1.2, whole genome shotgun sequence contains these coding sequences:
- the DYNLT1 gene encoding dynein light chain Tctex-type 1 has translation MDDFQSGEETSFVVDEVSSIIKEAIESAIGGNAYQHSKVNQWTTSVVEQTLSQLTKLGKPFKYIVTCVIMQKNGAGLHTASSCFWDNSSDGTCTVRWENKTMYCIVSAFGLAI, from the exons ACTTCCTTTGTTGTTGATGAAGTCAGTAGCATCATTAAAGAG GCCATAGAAAGTGCGATAGGTGGCAATGCCTACCAGCACAGCAAAGTGAACCAATGGACAACAAGTGTGGTGGAACAAACACTAAGCCAACTCACAAAGCTGGGGAAGCCTTTCAAGTATATTG TGACCTGTGTGATTATGCAAAAGAATGGTGCTGGACTACATACAGCAAGCTCTTGCTTCTGGGACAACTCCAGTGATG GAACCTGCACTGTGAGATGGGAGAATAAGACTATGTACTGTATTGTCAGTGCCTTTGGACTTGCAATATAA
- the TMEM181 gene encoding transmembrane protein 181 isoform X1, whose amino-acid sequence MEADFAAFGSPLCGEVKRFCRRVRETYREIKEDLTPYKDDRYYRLAPMRLYTLSKRHFVLVFVVFFVCFGLTVFIGIAGPNVIETSVARTDLNNSLKLKPFNLSSPPLSTYNQQLWLTCVVELDQHDVSLKKNVTMTVKVLGVVKDGSTPYVNNQVHNRTRLLSCAQKCSEIIVAHLGYLNYTQYNIFVSFEDLNKLTYTIQNITFTWKTYNPTFSQVEIWFRFVFVVLTFMVTCLFAHSLRKFSMRDWGIEQKWMSILLPLLLLYNDPFFPLSFLVNSWFPGMLDDLFQSLFLCALLLFWLCVYHGIRVQGERKCLTFYLPKFFIVGLLWLASVTLGIWQTVNEVHDPTYQYRVDTGNFQGMKIFFLVVATTYILYLLFLIVRACSELRNMPYVDLRLKFLTALTFVVLVISIVILYLRFGAQVLQDNFVAELSTHYQNSAEFLSFYGLLNFYLYTLAFVYSPSKNALYESQLKDNPAFSMLNDSDDDVIYGSDYEEMPLQNGQAIRAKYKEESDSD is encoded by the exons GCTGGCACCGATGCGATTATATACACTGTCCAAACGGCATTTTGTTCTGGTCTTTGTAgtattctttgtttgttttggtttgacaGTCTTCATAGGAATAGCAG GTCCTAATGTAATTGAAACTTCTGTAGCAAGAACCGACTTAAATAACAGCCTAAAG ctgAAGCCATTTAATTTAAGTTCGCCACCACTGTCTACTTACAATCAGCAGCTGTGGCTGACCTGCGTAGTTGAATTGGATCAGCACGATG TATCCCTCAAGAAGAATGTTACTATGACAGTCAAAGTACTTGGAGTGGTGAAGGATGGAAGCACACCATATGTTAATAATCAAGTTCACAATCGGACGAGATTACTCAGTTGTGCACAA AAATGCAGTGAAATCATTGTTGCTCACCTTGGCTACCTGAACTACACTCAGTACAACATATTTGTTAGCTTTGAAGATCTAAATAAGTTAACGTATACCATCCAGAATATTACTTTCACA TGGAAGACCTACAATCCAACTTTTTCACAAGTGGAAATATGGTTCCGGTTTGTCTTTGTAGTTCTTACTTTTATGGTCACG TGTCTGTTTGCACATTCCTTGCGGAAATTCTCCATGAGAGACTGGGGCATTGAACAGAAATGGATGTccatcctccttccccttctgctACTTTACAATG atccatttttccccctttcttttctggtGAACAGCTGGTTTCCTGGAATGCTGGATGATCTATTCCAATCACTGTTTCTGTGTGCACTGTTGTTGTTCTGGCTTTGTGTCTACCATGGTATAAGAGTACAG GGGGAGAGGAAGTGCTTAACTTTCTATCTGCCCAAATTCTTTATTGTTGGACTATTGTGGCTTGCCTCTGTTACATTGGGAATATGGCAAAC tGTTAATGAAGTACATGATCCTACATATCAATACAGGGTTGACACAGGTAATTTCCAG GGAATGAAAATCTTCTTCCTTGTGGTGGCAACCACATACATTCTATACCTTTTGTTCCTGATAGTGAGGGCATGCTCAGAACTTCGTAACATGCCTTATGTTG ATCTCAGGTTAAAATTCTTGACTGCATTAACCTTTGTAGTGCTTGTCATTAG CATTGTTATACTCTACCTACGCTTTGGAGCACAAGTTCTACAGGACAACTTTGTTGCTGAGCTGTCGACTCATTATCAGAATT CAGCAGAATTCTTATCATTTTATGGTTTATTGAACTTTTATCTCTACACATTAGCCTTCGTGTATTCCCCCTCAAAGAATGCACTATATG AATCACAGTTGAAAGACAATCCTGCTTTTTCTATGCTGAATGATTCAGATGATGATGTGATTTATGG GAGTGACTATGAAGAAATGCCACTTCAGAATGGCCAAGCTATTAGAGCCAAGTATAAAGAGGAATCGGACAGTGATTGA
- the TMEM181 gene encoding transmembrane protein 181 isoform X2, with translation MEPLAPMRLYTLSKRHFVLVFVVFFVCFGLTVFIGIAGPNVIETSVARTDLNNSLKLKPFNLSSPPLSTYNQQLWLTCVVELDQHDVSLKKNVTMTVKVLGVVKDGSTPYVNNQVHNRTRLLSCAQKCSEIIVAHLGYLNYTQYNIFVSFEDLNKLTYTIQNITFTWKTYNPTFSQVEIWFRFVFVVLTFMVTCLFAHSLRKFSMRDWGIEQKWMSILLPLLLLYNDPFFPLSFLVNSWFPGMLDDLFQSLFLCALLLFWLCVYHGIRVQGERKCLTFYLPKFFIVGLLWLASVTLGIWQTVNEVHDPTYQYRVDTGNFQGMKIFFLVVATTYILYLLFLIVRACSELRNMPYVDLRLKFLTALTFVVLVISIVILYLRFGAQVLQDNFVAELSTHYQNSAEFLSFYGLLNFYLYTLAFVYSPSKNALYESQLKDNPAFSMLNDSDDDVIYGSDYEEMPLQNGQAIRAKYKEESDSD, from the exons ATGGAGCC GCTGGCACCGATGCGATTATATACACTGTCCAAACGGCATTTTGTTCTGGTCTTTGTAgtattctttgtttgttttggtttgacaGTCTTCATAGGAATAGCAG GTCCTAATGTAATTGAAACTTCTGTAGCAAGAACCGACTTAAATAACAGCCTAAAG ctgAAGCCATTTAATTTAAGTTCGCCACCACTGTCTACTTACAATCAGCAGCTGTGGCTGACCTGCGTAGTTGAATTGGATCAGCACGATG TATCCCTCAAGAAGAATGTTACTATGACAGTCAAAGTACTTGGAGTGGTGAAGGATGGAAGCACACCATATGTTAATAATCAAGTTCACAATCGGACGAGATTACTCAGTTGTGCACAA AAATGCAGTGAAATCATTGTTGCTCACCTTGGCTACCTGAACTACACTCAGTACAACATATTTGTTAGCTTTGAAGATCTAAATAAGTTAACGTATACCATCCAGAATATTACTTTCACA TGGAAGACCTACAATCCAACTTTTTCACAAGTGGAAATATGGTTCCGGTTTGTCTTTGTAGTTCTTACTTTTATGGTCACG TGTCTGTTTGCACATTCCTTGCGGAAATTCTCCATGAGAGACTGGGGCATTGAACAGAAATGGATGTccatcctccttccccttctgctACTTTACAATG atccatttttccccctttcttttctggtGAACAGCTGGTTTCCTGGAATGCTGGATGATCTATTCCAATCACTGTTTCTGTGTGCACTGTTGTTGTTCTGGCTTTGTGTCTACCATGGTATAAGAGTACAG GGGGAGAGGAAGTGCTTAACTTTCTATCTGCCCAAATTCTTTATTGTTGGACTATTGTGGCTTGCCTCTGTTACATTGGGAATATGGCAAAC tGTTAATGAAGTACATGATCCTACATATCAATACAGGGTTGACACAGGTAATTTCCAG GGAATGAAAATCTTCTTCCTTGTGGTGGCAACCACATACATTCTATACCTTTTGTTCCTGATAGTGAGGGCATGCTCAGAACTTCGTAACATGCCTTATGTTG ATCTCAGGTTAAAATTCTTGACTGCATTAACCTTTGTAGTGCTTGTCATTAG CATTGTTATACTCTACCTACGCTTTGGAGCACAAGTTCTACAGGACAACTTTGTTGCTGAGCTGTCGACTCATTATCAGAATT CAGCAGAATTCTTATCATTTTATGGTTTATTGAACTTTTATCTCTACACATTAGCCTTCGTGTATTCCCCCTCAAAGAATGCACTATATG AATCACAGTTGAAAGACAATCCTGCTTTTTCTATGCTGAATGATTCAGATGATGATGTGATTTATGG GAGTGACTATGAAGAAATGCCACTTCAGAATGGCCAAGCTATTAGAGCCAAGTATAAAGAGGAATCGGACAGTGATTGA